The genome window aaGTTCTCTGCAGTACATTTGGCCATGGATATACTAATAGTGCAAGcttgattcattttattttacattatagACATACGAATCAGTTTGCACACTATTTTATCCAACCTTCACTTTTAATTGAAGAAATATGAAAATCACATTACATTTACAGAGATTTAAAAGGCGGATTACTCTTTGTTActgtaatgttttcttttttgagtCTATTTTTTCCTTGATGTGGACATGTCATGGGAGGCTATCAGCCGCCACTTGAAAAATTTAGGTTGTAATAGGTTTTACTTGATCTCTTGAAATCTTTTCCTGTTTAATCCAGCAAAGGTCAAGTATTTGTCTCTGGAAATAAATTAGAGACATAAGCAGTGCATACACTTCTGACTTCAGAATACTTCTTACCATGCATATACTTCCATATGTTATTCCAGAAAGAAATTAACTCTCCAGAAATTTCTCcttaaataaatttcaattggcttTGAGTGAGAGTTAAAATACTACATGTTTCTGATGTGTTATCAAGAgcaagttattttttttcttcatatagAAGGGAAAATTACCCGAATCCAAATCTGTAACTCAACCACATGTAACTGTCAGCACAGAGGAAAAACAATCACTTTTACCTTGGTCAGCAGCTTCTTTCAGCCTTTGAAgtagttttgaaatatttttttcttttcttcataatCTGCAAATGCAGAAGCAGTAGGATCCGAGTAGACCGCTACAGGCCTGGGTCTGTCATTATTCATGGAGAAAGTATCTAGGAACTTTCTCAGATCAAGACCTCTTCCCGAAAAATAAGCCTGGAGTGTCCTGAAAAACTGAAGACAGTTTatatttcaaaaatgtaaaatgaataaTCATATCCATTAAAACAAAGTAAATACACTACTTGTGAAAGGAACTGGATGGGAATGAAATCCTCTATTTTATCCACAAACATGTACAGCATAGACAATGGCAGAGCAAGCTGCTCCACTCAGCTTTCACACTGTGTTTCAAGTATGA of Natator depressus isolate rNatDep1 chromosome 11, rNatDep2.hap1, whole genome shotgun sequence contains these proteins:
- the C11H2orf66 gene encoding uncharacterized protein C2orf66 homolog, translating into MWKVALLVLCTMLTLRGLAKGAPLRPEEKWKPLNNPRNRDLFFRTLQAYFSGRGLDLRKFLDTFSMNNDRPRPVAVYSDPTASAFADYEEKKKIFQNYFKG